From Acomys russatus chromosome 2, mAcoRus1.1, whole genome shotgun sequence, one genomic window encodes:
- the Pigo gene encoding GPI ethanolamine phosphate transferase 3 produces MQKASVLLFLAWICLLFYAGIALFTSGFLLTRLELTNQSSCQEPPGTGSLPWGSQGKPGACWMPSRFSRVVLVLIDALRFDFAQPQRSRAAGEPPVSVPFLGKLGSLQRILETQPHHARLYRSQVDPPTTTMQRLKALTTGSLPTFIDAGSNFASHAIVEDNLIKQLNSAGRRIVFMGDDTWEDLFPGAFSQAFFFSSFNVRDLHTVDNGILEHLYPTLDSGAWDVLIAHFLGVDHCGHKHGPHHPEMAKKLSQMDQVIQGLMERLENDTLLVVAGDHGMTMNGDHGGDSELEVSAALFLYSPTALFPSAPPEEPEVIPQVSLVPTLALLLGLPIPFGNIGEVMAELFSGGSDSQPQASALAQVSALLINAQQVSRFLQTYSASTEDLQVKELHRLQKVFSKASASYQQLLRNPQEAKAALSTLTADLQQFLRGARAICIESWARFSLVRMAGGAALLAAACLLCLLASQLVVSPGFLFRPLLLIPVAWGLTWAVLYAGLLVTTGSKLDLVALGAVAAAGSLLPFLWKVWASWGSQRSLAPLLPAPRPVLLLLLIRLATFFSDSFVVAEARATPFLLGSLVLYLVAQLHWEGQLLSPKLLTVSRPGSCAPTGPPRHGGTYTLKLGVGLLLCTRLAGFFHRCPEETPACHSSPWLTPLASLVGGRAKNLWYGACVGALVSLLVVVRLWLRRYANLKSPEPPVLFMRWGLPLMVLGTAAYWALASGADEVPPRLQALVAGATVVLPRAVVGLAASGLLLLLWRPVTVLVKAGADASRTRTILTPFSGPPTSRADLDYVVPQIYRHMQEEFQDRLEKTKARGPVTVAAYQLGSVYSAAVVMALTLLAFPLLLLHVERVSLVFLLLFLQSFLLLHLLAVGTPPVATAGPFTVLWQAVSAWTLLATQTFYSTGHQPVFSAIHWPAAFVGFPEGHGSCTWLPALLVGANTFASHLLFAVGCPLLLLWPFLCESQGPRKRQQLPGSEAEARVRPEEESEEPLMEMRLRDAPHHFSAALLQLGLKYLFVLGVQILACALAASILRRHLMVWKVFAPKFIFEAMGFIVSSVGLLLGIALVMRVDCAVSSWFRKLVLAQQR; encoded by the exons ATGCAGAAGGCCTCTGTGCTCCTCTTCTTAGCCTGGATCTGTTTGCTTTTCTACGCTGGCATTGCACTCTTCACCAGTGGCTTCCTTCTCACCCGTTTGGAGCTCACCAACCAAAGCAGCTGTCAAGAGCCCCCAGGCACTGGCTCCCTGCCGTGGGGAAGCCAAGGAAAGCCGGGGGCCTGCTGGATGCCTTCTCGCTTCTCCAGAGTTGTGTTGGTGCTGATAGACGCTCTGCGGTTTGACTTTGCCCAGCCCCAGCGCTCACGGGCGGCCGGGGAACCCCCTGTCTCCGTGCCTTTCCTGGGAAAATTAGGCTCCTTGCAGAGGATTCTAGAGACTCAaccccaccatgcccggctataccGGTCTCAGGTGGACCCCCCCACGACCACCATGCAGCGTCTGAAGGCTCTCACCACTGGCTCGCTGCCTACCTTTATTGATGCTGGCAGTAACTTTGCCAGCCACGCCATAGTGGAAGACAATCTCATTAAACAGCTCAACAGTGCAG GAAGACGGATCGTCTTCATGGGAGATGACACGTGGGAAGACCTCTTCCCAGGAGCCTTTTCCcaagctttcttcttctcctccttcaatGTCAGAGACCTGCACACAGTGGACAACGGCATCCTGGAACACCTCTACCCCACCC TGGACAGCGGTGCATGGGACGTGCTGATTGCGCACTTCCTGGGTGTGGATCACTGCGGTCACAAGCATGGCCCTCATCACCCTGAAATGGCCAAGAAACTTAGCCAGATGGACCAGGTGATCca GGGACTTATGGAACGTCTGGAGAATGACACACTGCTGGTGGTAGCTGGTGACCATGGAATGACCATGAACGGGGACCATGGAGGGGACAGTGAGCTGGAGGTGTCAGCTGCACTTTTCCTATACAGCCCCACAGCCCTCTTCCCGAGTGCCCCACCAGAG GAGCCAGAGGTTATCCCTCAGGTCAGCCTGGTGCCCACGCTGGCACTGCTGCTAGGCCTGCCCATCCCGTTTGGGAACATCGGGGAAGTGATGGCCGAGCTCTTCTCAGGCGGCAGTGACTCCCAGCCTCAGGCCTCTGCTCTAGCCCAAGTCTCAGCTCTCCTTATCAATGCCCAGCAG GTGTCCCGATTCCTTCAGACCTATTCAGCCTCCACTGAGGATCTCCAAGTTAAAGAACTTCACCGGCTGCAGAAGGTCTTCTCCAAGGCCTCGGCTAGCTACCAGCAACTTCTGCGGAACCCCCAAGAGGCCAAGGCCGCGCTGAGCACCCTGACTGCTGACCTGCAGCAGTTCCTGCGGGGAGCTCGGGCAATATGCATCGAGTCCTGGGCCCGCTTCTCTCTGGTCCGAATGGCGGGGGGTGCTGCCCTGTTGGCTGccgcctgcctcctctgcctgctcGCATCCCAGCTGGTGGTGTCCCCAGGCTTTCTCTTCCGACCACTGCTGCTAATTCCTGTAGCCTGGGGCCTCACTTGGGCCGTACTCTATGCTGGACTCTTGGTAACTACTGGGTCAAAGCTGGATTTAGTGGCTCTAGGGGCTGTGGCTGCAGCAGGTTCACTCCTCCCTTTTCTGTGGAAAGTTTGGGCCAGCTGGGGGTCCCAGAGGTCCCTGGCGCCCCTCCTTCCCGCCCCTAGACCTGTCCTGTTACTCCTGCTTATTCGCTTGGCCACCTTCTTCTCCGATAGTTTTGTCGTTGCTGAGGCCAGGGCCACCCCCTTCCTTCTGGGCTCTCTCGTCCTGTACCTGGTTGCTCAGCTTCACTGGGAGGGCCAGCTGCTGTCACCTAAACTGCTCACAGTTTCCCGTCCCGGCTCTTGTGCCCCAACAGGCCCCCcacggcatggtggcacatacaccCTGAAGCTTGGAGTTGGGTTGCTTTTATGTACAAGGCTAGCTGGGTTCTTTCACCGCTGCCCTGAAGAGACACCTGCTTGCCACTCCTCTCCCTGGCTGACCCCTCTGGCATCTCTAGTGGGAGGTCGAGCCAAGAACTTGTGGTATGGAGCTTGTGTGGGGGCACTGGTGTCCCTGTTAGTTGTTGTTCGCCTGTGGCTTCGCCGCTATGCTAATCTCAAGAGCCCTGAGCCTCCTGTGCTCTTCATGCGCTGGGGGTTGCCTCTCATGGTCCTGGGCACAGCTGCCTACTGGGCCTTGGCGTCGGGGGCAGATGAAGTACCACCACGGCTCCAGGCCCTGGTTGCCGGGGCGACCGTCGTGTTGCCCCGGGCCGTGGTGGGGCTTGCGGCCTCcggcctcctgcttctgctgtggAGGCCTGTGACGGTGCTGGTGAAGGCTGGGGCTGATGCTTCGAGGACCAGGACAATCCTCACTCCCTTCTCAGGTCCCCCTACATCTCGGGCTGATCTAGATTACGTGGTCCCACAAATCTACCGCCACATGCAGGAGGAGTTCCAGGACCGCCTGGAGAAGACCAAAGCTCGGGGTCCTGTGACTGTGGCTGCGTATCAGTTGGGAAGTGTCTACTCAGCTGCGGTGGTCATGGCACTCACCCTCTTGGCCTTCCCACTCCTGCTGTTGCACGTGGAGCGAGTCAGCCTGGtgttcctgctcctcttcctgcaGAGCTTCCTCCTCCTGCACCTGCTAGCTGTGGGGACGCCGCCGGTCGCCACCGCTG GTCCTTTTACTGTGCTGTGGCAGGCAGTCTCAGCTTGGACCCTTTTGGCCACCCAGACCTTCTACTCCACAGGCCACCAGCCTGTCTTCTCAGCCATCCATTGGCCTGCAGCCTTCGTGGGATTCCCAGAAGGCCACGGCTCCTGCACTTGGTTGCCCGCTTTACTAGTGGGTGCTAACACCTTCGCCTCCCACCTTCTCTTTGCAG TAGGTTGCCCACTGCTCCTGCTCTGGCCCTTCCTGTGTGAGAGTCAAGGGCCAAGGAAGAGGCAGCAGCTCCCAGGGAGTGAAGCTGAGGCCAGAGTCAGGCCCGAGGAGGAGAGCGAGGAGCCACTGATGGAGATGCGCCTCCGGGACGCTCCGCATCACTTCAGCGCAGCCCTGTTGCAGCTGGGCCTCAAGTACCTGTTTGTTCTGGGAGTCCAG ATTCTAGCCTGTGCCTTGGCAGCTTCCATCCTCCGCAGGCATCTCATGGTGTGGAAGGTGTTTGCCCCCAA GTTCATCTTTGAAGCCATGGGTTTCATCGTGAGTAGTGTGGGACTTCTCCTGGGCATAGCTCTGGTGATGCGAGTGGACTGTGCTGTGAGTTCCTGGTTCAGGAAACTAGTCCTGGCCCAGCAGAGGTAG